The Haloferax volcanii DS2 DNA segment TGAACTGCTGCATCTGTGTCGCGCCCTCGTCGAGGAGGTCGCGCTGTTCGTCGACGTTCTCGACGATGGCGTCGGCCGCCGACGCCGCCCGCGTGACCGCCGCGGTCGCCGTCTCGGTCTCGTCTTCGACGTTCGACGCCAGCGTCGAGAGATTCCGCGCCGTCTCGTTGACCGCGTCGACGACGAGATACAGTTGGTCGTCGACGGCCCCGCTGTCGTCTATCGTCGCCCGCGCGTCGAGGTTCCCTTGGCTCAACTGGGTCAGCGTCGATTCGACCTCGGAGACGAGCGCGGCGACCTCGCGGTGGCGCTCGACCTCGGTCGTGCGGTTGCGGACGGTCTGGAGGACGCCGACGAGCTCGTCGCCCTCGTACAGCGGCATCGCGGTGTGCCGGGCGTGACAGTCGTCGCCGTTCGCGTCCGCGAACGTCTCCTCCGCGGCGTACAGCAGCCGGTCGGGGTCGTCGAGTTCCACGTCGTCGAGCGACGCGGCGTCGCGGGGGTTGTCGAGGACCTGCCCCGCGAGCACCCGGGCCGCGGCGTTGCCGTAGAACGTCTCACCGAGGTCGCGCCGGCCGAGCGCGTCGGCCGCGGACGTGCCGGTCAACGACTCCACGCCGGCGTTCCATGCCGCGATGCGGCCCTGTTCGTCGAGGACGAACGCCGGAAGCCCGACGCCGTCGAGCAGTACGTCGTCGTCGACGTTCAGGTCCGGCGCGTCGGTGGCGGAACCGGCGACGATTCCGCCGTCCGGTAACGGCGTCTCCTCACCGAACCACGAGCGGACGCGTGAGAGTATACCAAGTGACATTATCGACTTCGTTTCAGGGCATCACAGGAGTATCTTTCGAGGACAGTATCAAATAAGATAATTGGATGGCCGCTGGAGGGCGGTGCGGCCGACGCGTCAACCTCAAGCCCCTCGCGCGGTAAGCCACCCCAGATGGACCCTGCCGCGGTCAGCGAACGAGCCAGCGCGCTGCCGTCGGACCCCGGCGTCTACCAGTTCGTCGCCGGCGACGCGGTGCTGTACGTCGGGAAGGCGGTCGACATCCGCGCGCGAGTTCGGTCGTACGCGGACCCGCGCTCGGAGCGCATCTCCCGGATGGTCGACCGCGCGGAGCACATCGACTTCGCCGTTACCGACACTGAGACGCAGGCGCTGCTCCTCGAAGCCAACCTCATCAAGCGCCACCAGCCGCGCTACAACGTCCGGCTGAAAGACGACAAATCCTACCCGCTGGTCCAACTGACGGCCCACGCGGTCCCGCGCATCGAGGTCACCCGCGACCCCGAGGACTCCGCGACCGTCTTCGGGCCGTACACCGACAAGGGCCGCGTCGAGACGGTCGTGAAGGCGATTCGAGAGACCTACGGCCTCCGCGGCTGTTCTGACCACAAGTATTCGAACCGCTCGCGGCCGTGTCTCGACTACGAGATGGGCCTGTGTACGGCCCCCTGTACCGGCGAAATCGCGGAGCGCGACTACCGCGAGGACGTGGAGTCGGCGGTTCGATTCTTCGAGGGCGAGACGGGCGTCCTCGCGGACCCGCTCCGCCGGGAGATGGAGGCGGCCGCGCAGGACGCGGAGTTCGAGCGCGCCGCCAATCTCCGCGACCGACTGGAGGCCGTCGAGTCGTTCCACGGCGCGGGCGAAGACGCCGTCTCGTCGCAGTCCGACGAGCGCGCCATCGACGTGCTCGGCGTCTCGCTCCGCGGCGACTCGGCGACGGTCGCCCGGCTCCACGCCGAGCGCGGTCAACTGGTGGACCGGACCCGCCACCACCTCGACGCGCCCGAGGGCGAAGACCGCACGGCCGCCGTCCTCTCGGCGTTCCTCGCGCAGTTCTACGCCGAACGCGACCTCCCCGACGCGGTCGTCCTCTCGGAGCACCCCGACGACGAGGACGTGGTCGCGTGGCTCGAAGCCGAGGGCGTGGGCGTCCGCATCCCCGGCGCCGGCCGCGAGGCGAAACTGGTCGAACTCGCGCTGAAGAACGCCCGCCGGCGCGCCGGCCGCGACGACGGCCTCGCGACGCTCGCCCGCGAACTCGACCTCGACGTGCGCCGCGTCGCCCGCATCGAGGGCTTCGACGTGAGCCACGCGCAGGGCAAGGCCGTCGTCGGGAGCGACGTGTGCTTCGTCGAGGGAAGCGCCGAGACCGCGGACTACCGCCGGCGGCGACTCCCCGAGCGCAACGACGACTACGCGAACATGCGCGACCTCGTCCGCTGGCGGGCGACCCGCGCGCTGGAGGGCCGCGACGACCGCCCGGACCCCGATCTGCTCCTCATCGACGGCGGCAAAGGACAGTTGAACGCCGCGCTCGACGCCCTCGACGAGACGGGCTGGGACGTGCCCGCCGTCGGCATCGCCAAGGACCGCGAACTGGTCGTCACGCCCGACCGAACCTTCGACTGGCCGGACGACGCGCCGCACCTGCACGTCCTCCAGCGGGTCCGCGACGAGGCCCACCGCTTCGCCGTCCAGTACCACCAGACGCTCCGCGACGAGGTGAAGACCGTCCTCGACGACGTGCCCGGCGTCGGTGAGAAGACCCGCCGGGCGCTGCTGACGCGGTTCGGCAGCGTCGAGGGCGTGCGCGAGGCGTCTGTCGAGGACCTGACCGACGTGCCCGGCGTCGGCGAGAAGACGGCCGACGAACTGAAGCGGCGGCTCTGAGCGGCGTCAGATACTCGGGTGAAAAAGACGGATTGGATTCGTCGCGCGAGCGAACCGGAGCGGCTTACGCGATTTCGTCGTACTGGTCGCGGAGCTTCTCGGCCGCGTCGTCCATGAGGTCGGCCTCGTAGTCGTCGAGGTCCCACTCGACGACCTCCTCGATGCCGTTCGAGCCGAGTTTGACGGGGACGCCGAAGGCCGTGTCCTCGTAGCCGAACTCGCCGTCGAGGACGAGCGAGCCGGGGAGCACTTCGCCGGTGTCGTGCAGGACGGCCTCGACCATGTGGGCGACGCCGGTCGCCGGGCCCCACTGGGTCGCGCCCTTGCGCTCGATGACGTCCATAGCGGACTCCTGAAGGTCACCGAGAATCTCCTCTTTCTCGTCGGCGGAGAAGGCGGGGTCGTTGCCGTCGACGCGGACCTTCGAGAAGACCGGCACCTGCGCGTCGCCGTGCTCACCGAGGATGGTCGCGTCGACGTTCTTGACCGGCACGTCGAAGCGCTGGCTCAGCACGTAGCGGAAGCGGGCGGAGTCGAGGCGGCCGCCGAAGCCGATGACTTTGTGGCGGTCGCGGTCGCCCGTCTCGTAGAGGTGACGGTTGAGCAGGTCCACGGGGTTCGACGTGGTGATGGAGACGAAGTCGTCGTTGTACTCCGCGAGCGAGGAGCCGATGTCGTCCATGATGGGGGCGTTGTCGCCCGCGAGGTCGATACGGGTCTGTCCCGGCTGCCGCGGGATGCCCGCCGTGATGACGACCACGTCGGAGCCGGCGGTGTCCTCGTAGCCGCCCTGCGTCACGACCGTGTTGGAGTCGTACGCGATGCCGTGGTTCGTGTCCGCCGCCTGTCCGACCGTCTTGTCTTCCATCTTCGGGATGTCGACGAACACGAGTTCGTCACAGACATCGCGAAGCGCGAGGTTGTACCCAGCCGCGGCACCGACCGTGCCGGCCGCACCAATCACGCTAACTTTCGTCATGCCACATTAACGACGCTGTGGATTCCGAGTAAACGTTTCGGAACGGGCACCGAACCGCAGTCTGTCGATTTCGTGTTCGTCAGTCGTCGAACTTCGGGCGACAGCGACGGGGTGGACTCGGGCGCGAGAGCCGGTGAAACCGCCGGTGACGAAACCGGTCGAACGACGCCGTGGGGTTTTTCGACGCACGTCGCGTCCACACGCACATGAGCGACTTCGACAAGGAAGCAGAGCGCCAGCGACTTCGGGAGAAGTACGAGCGAGACGAAACGAAGCGACGGTCGACCCAGCGGATGAGCGAGCTGCTCCTCAAGGGCGCGACGATGACGAACAAGCACTGCGACAACTGCGGCGACCCCTTGTTCCGCTACGAGGGGCAGGTGTTCTGTCCGACCTGTCAGGCCGAGGGGCAGGCCGCGGCGAACGCCGACCAAGACGCCGAGCAGGCCGCCGAAGCGGCCGTCGAAGCCGACGAAAGCGAAGCCGAAGCCGAAGCCGAGGCGAACGCGAACGAGACGGCCGCCTCCGCGGGGAGCACCGAGGCCGCCGACGAGACGCGCCGCAACCCCACCGGCGCGAACGGGCGCGCCGCGGCACCGACTCGGACGCGAACCGCGGGCGAGCGGGAGGCGACCGAGCGACGCGCGCCTCGCGAGGTCGCCGGCGACGTGACCGCCGCGCGCGAGTCGCTCGTGCGGACGCTGACGTGGGCCGCCGAACAAGCCGAGTCGACCGACGACCCGCGGCGGGCAACGGAGTATCTGACCGCCGCGCGCGAGGCCGCCGAGGCCATCTCGGCGCTCGACCGATAACCGACTGCCTGTCCTCGCCACCTCGCGTCGGCTGTCGCTCCGGGCGGTAGAACTACCGCCCCGCGGGTCCTCTGTTTCGTATGGACGTTCTCATCCCCATCGACGGCACCGACGCCAGCAAACGCGCGCTCGACTTCGCCATCGAGATGGTCGGCGGGATGGGCGGGAGCCTCCACGTCGTCCACTACACGAACAACCAGACCGACGCGACGGAGGCCATTCTCGACGACGCGCGCGGCAGACTCAAAGCGGGCGACTTCGGCGGCGAACCGGAGCTTTCGACCATCACGGTCGACGTGTGGACCGCCGACCGCGTCGGTGAGGAGATTCTCGACACCGTCGAGCGCGGCGGCTTCGACCACGTCGTGATGGGCCACCACGAAGACGGCATCGTCGAGCGAACCGTCTTCGGGAGCGCCGCCGAGACGGTGCTCCGGACCGAGGCCGTTCCGGTGACTATCGTCCCCTGACGCGCTCCGGGCGGTGAACGCGGCTCAGCGGTACTCCGAGCCGACGACCTCGCGGATTCGCTCGGCGGTGACTTGGCCGACGCCGCGGACCTCCTTGAGGTCCTCCTCGTTGGCGGTCATGACCGCCTCGACGCTCCCGAACGCTTCGAGCAGCGTCCGCGCCGTGACCGGGCCGATGTCCGCGATGGCGGAGACGACGTACTCCTGTTGCTCGTCGAGCGTCTTCGCGCTCTTGCCGCCGTGGACGCTCACGGTGCGCTCGCGGTCCGTCTGCTCGCGGGTGGCGATGGTCGCCAGCAGCTCCGCGGTGTCGTCTTCGTCTTCGGTGAACAGCACGCTCACGTTGAAGTCGACCGCGACCGACGACAGCGCCCCGCGAATCGCGCCGGGGTGGATGTTGCGCTCCTCGTAGAGCCCGCGCCCCTCGATGACGAGCAGCGGCCGGGCGTAGTGGCGCGTGAGGTCCGCTATCTGCTCGAATATCGAGCGGTCGCCGCCCGTGAGCGTGTCGAGGAAGTCCGAGACGCTCTTTCGCTCGACCGCGACGCGGTCCGAGAGGACGTAGTCACCGACCGCGAGCGTCTCCAGTCGGGTCGTCAGGTCCTCGCGCTTCGAGAGGGTGCGGGCGATGTTGGAGTCGAGTTCGCGCTGGTCGACGACGATTTCGACGGTGTCCTCGTCGTCGGTGCCCGCCGCGGCGACGGTGGCCGAGTCGTCCACCTCGTCTCCTTCTGCGTCCGACGCCGGGTCGTCGCCCGAGTCGGCCGGGTCGGCGTCCTCGCCGTGGCTGTCGTCGCCGTCGTCCGCCCGCGCCAACGCCTCGTCCGAGGGACCGAAGTCGGCGAGGCCGGACTGCCCGTCCGAGTCGGTCGCCGCCGCGGTCGCGGTCCGGCCGTTCGAGGCGGATGACGCGGTAGCCGACGCCCCGTTTGCATCGCCCTCGCTCGCGACGTCAACCCCCTCGTTTCGGGTGGAACTCCCCGCGCTACCGGCTGAACTGGCGTCGTCTCCCGCGAACGCCGAGAGGTCGCGTTGGGAGGGGTCGAGTTCGGCTTCGAGGTCGTCGGCCGCGCCCTTGAGGTCTCGAAGCTCGTTTTGCATCGTCTTCTCGCGGCGGCGCGATATCCAGAAGTACGCCTCGTCGCGGGTGTCCTCCGCGAGGAGGACGACCACGCGACCGTCGGCCTGCCGGCCGGTCCGCCCCTTCCGCTGGA contains these protein-coding regions:
- a CDS encoding methyl-accepting chemotaxis protein, which produces MSLGILSRVRSWFGEETPLPDGGIVAGSATDAPDLNVDDDVLLDGVGLPAFVLDEQGRIAAWNAGVESLTGTSAADALGRRDLGETFYGNAAARVLAGQVLDNPRDAASLDDVELDDPDRLLYAAEETFADANGDDCHARHTAMPLYEGDELVGVLQTVRNRTTEVERHREVAALVSEVESTLTQLSQGNLDARATIDDSGAVDDQLYLVVDAVNETARNLSTLASNVEDETETATAAVTRAASAADAIVENVDEQRDLLDEGATQMQQFSATMEEVAATADEVDTAATEARQATAEGREANSEAREATESVVTMGDELVDRVTELGGRMDDIEAVVEVISEVAEQTNLLALNANIEAARAGEDGDGFAVVAEEVKSLADETRQHTEDITAQIENIQSQTDEAVHAATESNDRIEHADERISEMLAAFEEIAASIDTAADGVAEVSRATDEQAEAVEELTATIEDVRDRTVETEGAVDSIVAATDESTQALSSLATEVEELTGSRSA
- a CDS encoding excinuclease ABC subunit C gives rise to the protein MDPAAVSERASALPSDPGVYQFVAGDAVLYVGKAVDIRARVRSYADPRSERISRMVDRAEHIDFAVTDTETQALLLEANLIKRHQPRYNVRLKDDKSYPLVQLTAHAVPRIEVTRDPEDSATVFGPYTDKGRVETVVKAIRETYGLRGCSDHKYSNRSRPCLDYEMGLCTAPCTGEIAERDYREDVESAVRFFEGETGVLADPLRREMEAAAQDAEFERAANLRDRLEAVESFHGAGEDAVSSQSDERAIDVLGVSLRGDSATVARLHAERGQLVDRTRHHLDAPEGEDRTAAVLSAFLAQFYAERDLPDAVVLSEHPDDEDVVAWLEAEGVGVRIPGAGREAKLVELALKNARRRAGRDDGLATLARELDLDVRRVARIEGFDVSHAQGKAVVGSDVCFVEGSAETADYRRRRLPERNDDYANMRDLVRWRATRALEGRDDRPDPDLLLIDGGKGQLNAALDALDETGWDVPAVGIAKDRELVVTPDRTFDWPDDAPHLHVLQRVRDEAHRFAVQYHQTLRDEVKTVLDDVPGVGEKTRRALLTRFGSVEGVREASVEDLTDVPGVGEKTADELKRRL
- the mdh gene encoding malate dehydrogenase: MTKVSVIGAAGTVGAAAGYNLALRDVCDELVFVDIPKMEDKTVGQAADTNHGIAYDSNTVVTQGGYEDTAGSDVVVITAGIPRQPGQTRIDLAGDNAPIMDDIGSSLAEYNDDFVSITTSNPVDLLNRHLYETGDRDRHKVIGFGGRLDSARFRYVLSQRFDVPVKNVDATILGEHGDAQVPVFSKVRVDGNDPAFSADEKEEILGDLQESAMDVIERKGATQWGPATGVAHMVEAVLHDTGEVLPGSLVLDGEFGYEDTAFGVPVKLGSNGIEEVVEWDLDDYEADLMDDAAEKLRDQYDEIA
- a CDS encoding Sjogren's syndrome/scleroderma autoantigen 1 family protein — its product is MSDFDKEAERQRLREKYERDETKRRSTQRMSELLLKGATMTNKHCDNCGDPLFRYEGQVFCPTCQAEGQAAANADQDAEQAAEAAVEADESEAEAEAEANANETAASAGSTEAADETRRNPTGANGRAAAPTRTRTAGEREATERRAPREVAGDVTAARESLVRTLTWAAEQAESTDDPRRATEYLTAAREAAEAISALDR
- a CDS encoding universal stress protein; the encoded protein is MDVLIPIDGTDASKRALDFAIEMVGGMGGSLHVVHYTNNQTDATEAILDDARGRLKAGDFGGEPELSTITVDVWTADRVGEEILDTVERGGFDHVVMGHHEDGIVERTVFGSAAETVLRTEAVPVTIVP